The sequence AATCCTTCTGCCCCACCGTGAACATTTCCGAGGCCATGAGAAAGAACCAGCCACCGGCCCAGCTCATCATGGAATTCCACAACAGGCCTATGGCCGCAAATGGCAGTTCCAAAACCCGAAAGCGCATCCACTTGTTGAAGCGAAATATCCGCGCGGCCTCCCGGAGCTCTCTGGGGATCGTGGTCAGCGACTGATACCAGGCGAAGGTCATGTTCCAGGCCTGGGAGGTGAAAATGAGCACTATGGAGGAGAGTTCAACAGCCAAGCCAAGTGGCAGGACGGCGGCCAAACTCAGGATGACCACGGGCAAGAACGACAGGATGGGTACGCTCTGAAGGATGTCCAGGATGGGCATGAGCACCACCTGGGCCTGTTTGTTTCGGGCAGCGGCGGTACCATAGAGGAAGGTGAAGAGCAGGGACAATACGTATGCAGCGAACATGCGCCCAACGGACAAGAGCGCGTACCAGGGCAGGCTGGCTGGATCGGTGGTGATAGCCGGCCCGTCCACCACGTCGGGAGATTGGGCGGCAAGGCGAACGCCAGCATACACCAGGACGAAAAAGGCCAGGAGGACCAGCCCGTCAGCCGCCGACACCCCTTTTCTGGCGGGAAGAGAAGTTTGAAAAACGCGCATGTGCCCCCCTTTCAAGGCCTTGCCCGGCTACCCCCAGTGCGGCCAAAAAGCAAGCGTGGCAAGCGGTTGTGACTGAAAAGTCACACGCTGCGCGGAGGCGGAGAACATTTGCCTGGCACTGTGGGCGTGAATCTATAGGGCCCTTTGACAATCCGAGTCCCAGCAGCTTGCGCTAGCCCTTTGACCAGACCGGTGAACAAAATCATATGGGGCACAAACATGCCATACCAGTAGATGAGCCCGGCCAGGCCCCTTGGCTGGAATCTGGCAAGGAGGGTGAACTGAGTCCCGCCAGCATCGGGGGCAAGCGAAAGCTCCAGGGCCGCCTCGCCCGGAGACTTCATTGCTGCCAGGAGCACCAAAAGCCGGGGTGGCTGCGCTTCCCACACCCGCCAGCAGTCCACCGCGTCGCCCGTCAGCAGGCACTTGGGGTCGCGCCTGCCAGGCCCCAGACCAACTCCTCCCATGAGGCGGTCGACCAATCCCCTCAACGTCCATAAGATATCCGCGAAATACCAGCCCCTTTCTCCACCAATGGCTTCCAAAGCTGGCCATACCTTTTCCGGAGGCGCCTGGAGCAACGCCTTGTATCCCATCTCGTAGACCGCGCCCCCGGAGTATGGCGCGTCGCCGCACACCAGCCACTCAGGAGCCTGAACCAGGCCGGCATCCGCCCAGCATGTGGGAACCAGCCTGTCTTTGAGATCTCGCCTGGCGGCCTGGAAGGTTTCCCGGCAGCTCTGCAGCTTCAGGGGAATGATTTCCCGGATTCGGTTGTCCTGGCATATCACCTCGTTACGCAATCCTTCTATGAGGGGGGAGGCCACCGAAGGAGCCACCGGAGTGACCAGGCGCACCCAGAACTTTGACAAGCCGGGACTCATAAGGGGTACTGGTATGATGATCCGCCGACGCAATCCGGCCACTTCTGCGTAAAGTTGAAAGAGATCCTCGTAGGTCAGGATGTCAGGGCCGCCGATGTCATAGGTTTGTCCAGTGGTCTCAGGGTGCTCCAAGCAGCCCACCAGATATTCGAGCACATTGCGCACGGAGATTGGCTGGCATTTGGTGCGCACCCAGCGGGGGGTAAGCATCACCGGCAGACGCTCCACCAGGGAGCGCAGGATCTCGTAGGAAGCGCTGCCCGCCCCAAGGATGGCCGCTGCCCGCAGATACGTCACGGGGACCGGTCCGGATGCCAGGGCTTTCGCTGTTTCCAGCCTGGAGCGAAGGTGGTGCGACAGCTGGTCGGAATCGTTGCCCAGCCCCCCCAGATAGATAATGCGCTCCACGCCCGCCTCGGCACAGGCCTTAGCGAATGTTCGGGCGGATTCCAAATCAGCTTCGGCAAAATGCTGCCCGGCCGATCCCATGGAATGAACCAGGTAGTACGCGATCCGGCATCCTTCCAGAGCCGCGCACAGGCTTTTCAAATCAAGCACGTCGGCCCGGGCCAGTTCACACCGGGGGTGGGAAGCCCAAGGGCGGCAAGCCAGCTTTTCCAAAGACCGGGCCACAGCCCGCACGCGCCAGCCGCGCTCCAGCAGCATGGGGGCAAGCCTGCCCCCCACATAGCCAGTGGCACCTGTTACCAGTATAGGCGCTTTTTCCGTACTCAAGGGAGTCTCCATAACGTCGACATACAGGGAAGAGGCAACATCGGTCCACCCCGAGAATGGATTAATTGGCCAACGTGTGAAATTCCGCGTTGACACGTACGCCCCCCAGCGGTAAAGGAGGGTCCCTTTCGCGTCGGGATGTAGCGCAGCCTGGTAGCGCACCTGAATGGGGTTCAGGGGGTCGGAGGTTCAACTCCTCTCATCCCGACCATAAAGATCGAGGGCTTACGGTGACAAACCGTGAGCCCTTTTTCTTTGGTAAAAATCGCTGGTCACACAATTAAATGAGCCCCACCCGAGCCTCTAGGACGTTAAAGGCTGACGCGGCCTTTTCTTTCCACCTCAGAGTCTGGTAGTGAACTCTCGACCGAGTTCCGTGTCACTGTGACATCATGAGGGCGCACGATGCAATTTCCGCGGGAAGCCAGCCTCTCCGATCACCTTTTTAGCGTCATCAGCGCTGCAACTCACGTCTCCATAATTGCCACGGATCAAAGCGGGATCATCACTCTTTTCAACGTCGGCGCCGAGAACATCCTCAAATACACATCAGAGGAGATGGTTGGGCTTAAAACTCCGACGGAATTTCACTTGGATTCCGAAGTCACAGCCCATGGGGATTATCTCTCGGAGAAGTTCGGGAGACGAATCGAAGGGTTCGACGTGTTCGTTGAGTTGGCCAGACAAGGCAGCTACGAAGCCCGCGAATGGACATACGTCCGCAAGGATGGCTCTCATGTCCCTGTGCTGCTCACGGTAACCGGCATTCCGGATGGACAGGGAGGGTTCAAGGGGTTTCTCGGCATCGCGGTCGACATCTCGGAACAAAAAGAAAACGAAGCCGCTTTGCGGCAAAGCGATGCCAGGCTCCGACTGTTCGTTGAGCACACCCCGGCCGCAGTGGCTATGCTCGACCGCGACATGCGCTATCTTCTTGTCAGTCAACGGTGGCTCAAGGACTACGGCCTTGAAGGCCAGGTGGTTATCGGGAGATCCCACTACGATGTATTCCCCGATACTCCGCGACTGTGGAAGGATATGCATGTCCGCTGCCTTCAGGGCGAAACTTTTCGGAACGAGCGGGACGTGTTCATGCGTCAGGACGGTTCCGTGGAGTTCCTCCGG is a genomic window of Desulfovibrio sp. containing:
- a CDS encoding DUF2867 domain-containing protein, with product METPLSTEKAPILVTGATGYVGGRLAPMLLERGWRVRAVARSLEKLACRPWASHPRCELARADVLDLKSLCAALEGCRIAYYLVHSMGSAGQHFAEADLESARTFAKACAEAGVERIIYLGGLGNDSDQLSHHLRSRLETAKALASGPVPVTYLRAAAILGAGSASYEILRSLVERLPVMLTPRWVRTKCQPISVRNVLEYLVGCLEHPETTGQTYDIGGPDILTYEDLFQLYAEVAGLRRRIIIPVPLMSPGLSKFWVRLVTPVAPSVASPLIEGLRNEVICQDNRIREIIPLKLQSCRETFQAARRDLKDRLVPTCWADAGLVQAPEWLVCGDAPYSGGAVYEMGYKALLQAPPEKVWPALEAIGGERGWYFADILWTLRGLVDRLMGGVGLGPGRRDPKCLLTGDAVDCWRVWEAQPPRLLVLLAAMKSPGEAALELSLAPDAGGTQFTLLARFQPRGLAGLIYWYGMFVPHMILFTGLVKGLAQAAGTRIVKGPYRFTPTVPGKCSPPPRSV